One window of the Rhodococcus sovatensis genome contains the following:
- the lipA gene encoding lipoyl synthase: MTVAPKTPPDAALAPPGRKLLRLEIRNAETPIERKPSWIKTKAKMGPEYTELKGLVKREGLHTVCEEAGCPNIYECWEDREATFLIGGEQCTRRCDFCQIDTGKPEDLDRDEPRRVAESVQAMGLRYSTITGVARDDLEDGGAWLYAETVRYIKRLNPNTGVELLIPDFNAKPDQLAEVFSSRPEVLAHNVETVPRIFKRIRPAFRYQRSMDVITAARDDGLVTKSNLILGMGETPEEVQEAIRDLHEAGCDILTITQYLRPSPRHHPVERWVKPEEFVEHSDYATEVGFAGVLAGPLVRSSYRAGRLYAQAMAHHGRVLPESMAHLVEGGEASQEASSLMARLAAR, from the coding sequence GTGACTGTGGCCCCAAAAACACCCCCCGACGCTGCGCTCGCCCCACCCGGACGCAAACTACTTCGCCTCGAGATCCGAAACGCGGAGACCCCGATCGAACGCAAGCCCAGCTGGATCAAGACCAAGGCAAAGATGGGCCCCGAATACACCGAGCTCAAGGGTCTTGTGAAGCGCGAAGGCTTGCACACCGTGTGTGAGGAAGCTGGCTGCCCCAACATCTACGAATGCTGGGAAGACCGCGAGGCGACCTTCCTGATCGGCGGTGAGCAGTGCACCCGCCGCTGCGATTTCTGCCAGATCGACACGGGCAAACCCGAAGATCTCGACCGTGACGAGCCCCGTCGTGTTGCGGAGAGCGTTCAGGCTATGGGCTTGCGCTACTCCACCATCACCGGCGTGGCACGTGACGACCTCGAAGACGGCGGTGCGTGGCTCTATGCAGAGACCGTGCGGTACATCAAGAGGCTCAACCCGAACACTGGTGTCGAACTCCTGATCCCCGACTTCAACGCCAAGCCGGATCAGCTTGCCGAGGTGTTCTCCTCTCGGCCCGAGGTACTCGCGCACAACGTCGAGACCGTTCCTCGGATCTTCAAGCGGATCCGACCCGCATTCCGCTACCAGCGTTCGATGGATGTCATAACCGCTGCGCGTGACGACGGCCTCGTCACCAAGTCCAACCTCATCCTCGGAATGGGCGAGACCCCGGAAGAGGTTCAGGAAGCGATCCGCGACCTGCACGAGGCAGGCTGCGACATCCTTACCATCACTCAGTACCTTCGTCCGTCTCCTCGCCATCATCCGGTCGAGCGCTGGGTCAAGCCCGAGGAGTTCGTCGAGCACTCCGACTACGCCACCGAGGTCGGTTTCGCAGGCGTGCTTGCCGGGCCGTTGGTCCGTTCGTCCTACCGAGCCGGTCGGCTGTACGCGCAGGCAATGGCGCATCACGGACGGGTGCTGCCGGAGAGCATGGCTCACTTGGTCGAAGGCGGCGAGGCGTCGCAGGAAGCCAGTTCCTTGATGGCTCGGTTGGCTGCTCGCTGA
- a CDS encoding RDD family protein yields MARMTGSWLSGPNSALPEDGTEQNFPGERLGLPSNGPGALAGLGRRTGALVVDWLMSMGISALIVSVTGTQMSMSTITLLVWFVLGVGTVTVFSFTPGQLIAGIQVARVDAQARVGFVRALVRTFFLMFVVPAVISDQDGRGMHDRATGTAMVRGR; encoded by the coding sequence ATGGCACGAATGACAGGCTCCTGGTTGTCCGGACCGAACTCTGCCTTGCCGGAGGACGGCACGGAGCAGAACTTTCCCGGTGAGCGACTAGGGCTGCCGTCGAACGGTCCAGGCGCATTGGCCGGTCTCGGCCGGCGCACCGGTGCGCTGGTGGTCGACTGGTTGATGTCGATGGGAATTTCGGCATTGATCGTCAGCGTGACCGGAACTCAAATGTCGATGTCGACCATCACGTTGCTCGTGTGGTTCGTACTCGGAGTCGGGACCGTTACCGTCTTTTCGTTCACGCCGGGTCAGCTGATCGCCGGAATCCAGGTGGCGCGGGTCGACGCCCAGGCGCGAGTCGGATTCGTCCGGGCGCTCGTCCGCACATTCTTTCTCATGTTCGTCGTCCCGGCCGTGATCTCGGACCAGGATGGCCGCGGGATGCACGACCGGGCGACGGGAACCGCGATGGTGCGCGGACGCTGA
- a CDS encoding leucyl aminopeptidase codes for MPSTSSRTLGPELVLAGRIGKDVDVLVVALSTSEDGLELVVTDDITDADASALLDSFEAVGATGKADELTRIPAPASLGVTSVLAVGLGKSASIDTERIRRSAGTAARSLAGTETAATTLGSLDLGAAAEGFFLGAYTFTEFKSALSAPGPDAGPLRRVELLVPSTRAREPKAELARSIAVAESVAIARDFVNTPPSHLYPEEFAARAKQLGIDAGLSVQILDDKALEKGGYGGIHGVGKGSSRLPRLVRLTHSGGKRESKKVALVGKGITFDTGGISIKPAAGMENMTSDMAGAAAVIATVILAAKVGLELDVVATVPMAENMPSGTAQRPGDVLTQYGGITVEVINTDAEGRLVLADAIVRACEDNPDYLIDTATLTGAQVVALGNRTPGVMGTDDFRDRVAELSQAVGESGWAMPLPSEIRSELDSKVADLANVTNGRAGGMLAAALFLKEFVADGVEWAHIDVAGPAYNTAGPFGYIGKGGTGVPVRTMFAVLEDIVENG; via the coding sequence GTGCCCTCGACTTCATCGCGCACCCTCGGACCCGAATTGGTGCTGGCCGGCCGCATCGGCAAGGACGTCGACGTTCTCGTCGTTGCGCTCAGCACCAGCGAGGACGGACTCGAACTCGTCGTCACCGACGACATCACCGACGCTGACGCCTCTGCCCTGCTCGACTCGTTCGAGGCCGTCGGAGCGACCGGCAAGGCCGACGAACTCACCCGAATCCCGGCTCCGGCATCCCTCGGGGTCACAAGCGTCCTCGCTGTCGGTTTGGGCAAGTCCGCCTCGATCGACACCGAGCGAATCCGTCGTTCCGCAGGCACCGCAGCCCGGTCCCTCGCCGGAACGGAGACTGCCGCGACGACACTCGGTTCCCTCGATCTCGGTGCAGCCGCCGAAGGCTTCTTTCTCGGTGCGTACACGTTCACCGAATTCAAGTCCGCTCTGTCCGCGCCGGGTCCCGACGCCGGTCCGCTCCGCCGTGTCGAGCTCTTGGTCCCCAGCACCAGGGCGCGCGAACCGAAAGCAGAACTCGCTCGATCGATCGCCGTCGCGGAATCCGTGGCCATCGCGCGCGATTTCGTCAACACTCCACCGAGCCACCTGTACCCCGAAGAGTTCGCCGCTCGCGCAAAGCAGCTGGGCATCGATGCCGGATTGAGCGTCCAGATCCTCGACGACAAGGCTCTGGAGAAGGGCGGCTACGGCGGAATTCACGGTGTCGGAAAGGGCTCGTCGAGGCTCCCTCGGTTGGTGCGATTGACTCATTCCGGTGGCAAGCGGGAGTCCAAGAAGGTCGCGCTCGTCGGCAAGGGAATCACCTTCGACACCGGCGGCATCTCCATCAAGCCTGCGGCGGGAATGGAGAACATGACCTCCGACATGGCGGGCGCAGCGGCCGTCATCGCGACGGTGATCCTGGCTGCCAAGGTCGGGCTGGAACTCGACGTCGTCGCCACCGTCCCTATGGCCGAGAACATGCCGTCCGGCACTGCCCAGCGCCCCGGCGACGTGCTGACCCAGTACGGCGGAATCACCGTCGAGGTCATCAATACCGACGCCGAGGGCCGCCTCGTACTTGCCGACGCGATCGTCCGCGCATGCGAAGACAACCCCGACTACCTCATCGACACGGCAACCCTGACCGGCGCGCAGGTGGTGGCTCTGGGCAATCGAACCCCAGGCGTCATGGGCACCGACGACTTCCGAGATCGCGTTGCCGAGCTCTCCCAGGCAGTCGGTGAAAGCGGCTGGGCGATGCCGCTGCCGAGCGAGATTCGCAGCGAGCTCGATTCGAAGGTCGCCGATCTGGCGAATGTCACCAATGGCCGCGCGGGCGGCATGTTGGCGGCAGCGTTGTTCCTGAAGGAGTTCGTCGCCGACGGCGTCGAATGGGCACACATCGACGTCGCCGGACCGGCGTACAACACCGCAGGACCGTTCGGCTACATCGGCAAGGGCGGCACGGGCGTGCCGGTGCGGACGATGTTCGCGGTGCTCGAAGACATCGTGGAGAACGGCTAG
- a CDS encoding adenosylcobinamide-GDP ribazoletransferase — translation MRAALVGPRLALSWLTVLPVRGPHSIGRDESRQAIAWTPAVGALLGSVSAILLWLFDFASLPSLVAGLVTVACLALLTRGMHVDGLADTADGLGCYGPPERAREVMQSGSAGPFGVATVALVLAIQAAGLGQLAHESAWVSVLLAIVVGRVAVVLACRRGIPPATTTGFGALVADSQSRVVVAAWTLVTLAVSVLAVQERWWQGPVVTVVALSAAALGIRHCVRRFGGVNGDVLGATVEVTTTITVVGLLLGG, via the coding sequence GTGCGCGCAGCGCTCGTCGGTCCACGGTTGGCCTTGTCGTGGCTCACCGTCCTGCCTGTCCGCGGTCCGCATTCGATCGGCAGGGACGAGAGCCGACAAGCGATTGCGTGGACTCCGGCAGTCGGCGCGTTGCTGGGTTCCGTATCGGCAATCCTGCTGTGGTTGTTCGACTTCGCGTCGTTGCCGAGCCTCGTCGCCGGTCTCGTGACAGTCGCTTGTCTCGCGCTTCTCACCCGAGGGATGCATGTCGATGGGCTCGCCGACACCGCTGACGGGCTCGGTTGTTACGGTCCGCCGGAACGCGCCCGGGAGGTGATGCAGTCCGGCAGCGCTGGCCCGTTCGGCGTCGCGACGGTCGCACTGGTACTCGCGATCCAAGCGGCCGGCCTCGGCCAACTGGCCCACGAGAGCGCTTGGGTGTCAGTGCTTCTCGCTATCGTGGTCGGACGCGTAGCGGTGGTCCTCGCGTGCCGTCGCGGCATTCCCCCGGCGACGACGACCGGCTTCGGAGCGCTGGTTGCCGATTCGCAATCACGGGTCGTCGTCGCAGCCTGGACACTGGTGACTCTGGCCGTATCAGTCCTAGCGGTACAGGAACGATGGTGGCAGGGTCCGGTAGTGACGGTCGTGGCTCTGAGCGCTGCAGCGCTCGGTATCCGACATTGCGTCCGACGCTTCGGCGGTGTCAACGGTGACGTGCTGGGCGCAACAGTCGAAGTGACCACGACCATCACCGTCGTCGGACTTCTGCTCGGCGGGTAG
- the sucB gene encoding 2-oxoglutarate dehydrogenase, E2 component, dihydrolipoamide succinyltransferase, with protein sequence MAFSVQMPALGESVTEGTVTRWLKQEGDTVEVDEPLLEVSTDKVDTEIPSPAAGVLTKIVAQEDDTVEIGGELGQIGEAGEASAPAAEEAPAEEEPSTEEEPVPAAEPEPQAEEEAPKQEAPAAKSDSSGSGTPVTMPELGESVTEGTVTRWLKAVGDEVAVDEPLLEVSTDKVDTEIPSPVAGTLLEITAEEDDTVEIGGQLAVIGSGAPAEKAPEPEKAPEPEKPAPEPEKPAPAPEPKEAPKAEKPKESPKAEAPKAAPKQEAPKAPSGDATPYVTPLVRKLAADNDVDLSTVKGTGVGGRVRKQDVLAAAEAKKAPAAAPAAPAAAAPAASASAGVRPELAHLRGTTQKINRIRQITAKKTRESLQTSAQLTQTFEVDVTTIAALRTKAKSTFAKNEGVNLTYLPFFAKAVVEALKAHPNVNASIDEDKKEITYHADVHLGIAVDTEQGLLSPVIHNAGDLSLAGLARAIADIASRARTGGLKPDELSGGTFTITNIGSQGALFDTPILVPPQAAMLGTGAIVKRPVVVKDSAGNESIGVRSMVYLPLTYDHRLVDGADAGRFLTTIKQRLEEASFEADLGI encoded by the coding sequence ATGGCCTTCTCCGTCCAGATGCCAGCTCTTGGTGAGAGTGTCACCGAGGGAACTGTCACGAGGTGGCTCAAGCAGGAGGGCGACACCGTCGAGGTCGACGAACCGTTGCTCGAAGTATCGACGGACAAGGTCGATACCGAAATCCCTTCCCCCGCTGCTGGCGTTCTGACGAAGATCGTGGCTCAGGAAGACGACACCGTCGAAATCGGTGGGGAACTCGGCCAGATCGGTGAAGCAGGCGAAGCATCTGCACCCGCCGCCGAGGAAGCCCCCGCCGAGGAAGAACCGAGCACCGAGGAAGAGCCGGTCCCGGCGGCCGAGCCTGAGCCGCAGGCCGAAGAGGAAGCACCGAAGCAGGAAGCGCCGGCTGCGAAGTCGGACTCCAGCGGTTCCGGAACACCGGTCACGATGCCGGAACTGGGCGAGTCGGTCACCGAGGGAACTGTCACCCGCTGGCTCAAGGCAGTCGGCGACGAGGTCGCAGTCGACGAGCCTCTGCTCGAGGTCTCCACCGACAAGGTCGACACGGAGATTCCGTCGCCTGTCGCCGGCACGCTCCTCGAGATCACTGCCGAGGAAGACGACACCGTCGAGATCGGCGGCCAGCTGGCCGTGATCGGGTCCGGTGCTCCCGCCGAAAAGGCACCGGAGCCCGAAAAGGCACCCGAGCCCGAGAAGCCCGCTCCCGAGCCCGAGAAGCCCGCTCCCGCACCTGAACCCAAGGAAGCACCGAAGGCCGAAAAGCCCAAGGAATCACCGAAGGCAGAAGCACCGAAGGCAGCTCCCAAGCAGGAAGCTCCCAAGGCTCCGTCGGGCGACGCGACCCCGTACGTCACCCCCCTCGTCCGCAAGCTCGCCGCGGACAACGACGTCGATCTGTCGACGGTCAAGGGAACCGGCGTCGGTGGACGCGTTCGGAAGCAGGACGTACTCGCCGCCGCCGAGGCCAAGAAGGCTCCGGCAGCAGCTCCGGCCGCTCCCGCAGCGGCAGCTCCCGCAGCTTCTGCGTCTGCCGGTGTACGGCCGGAACTCGCGCACCTGCGTGGTACGACCCAGAAGATCAACCGCATTCGTCAGATCACCGCGAAGAAGACCCGTGAGTCGCTGCAGACGTCTGCACAGCTCACGCAGACCTTCGAGGTCGACGTCACCACGATCGCGGCATTGCGTACAAAGGCGAAGTCGACGTTCGCCAAGAACGAGGGCGTCAACCTGACGTACTTGCCGTTCTTCGCAAAAGCGGTGGTGGAGGCCCTCAAGGCGCACCCGAACGTCAACGCGAGCATCGACGAGGACAAGAAGGAGATCACCTACCACGCCGACGTCCACCTCGGTATCGCCGTGGACACGGAACAAGGGCTGCTCTCCCCTGTCATCCACAACGCAGGCGACCTGTCGCTCGCCGGACTGGCTCGCGCGATCGCCGACATCGCGTCACGTGCGCGAACCGGTGGGCTCAAGCCCGACGAACTGTCCGGTGGCACCTTCACCATCACCAACATCGGCAGCCAGGGCGCACTGTTCGACACCCCGATCCTGGTTCCGCCGCAGGCGGCAATGCTGGGAACGGGTGCAATCGTCAAGCGCCCGGTCGTGGTCAAGGATTCCGCAGGCAACGAGTCCATCGGCGTTCGATCGATGGTCTACCTGCCGCTCACCTACGACCACCGTCTCGTCGACGGCGCGGACGCGGGCCGCTTCCTCACCACCATCAAGCAGCGACTGGAAGAAGCGTCGTTCGAAGCGGATCTGGGTATCTGA
- a CDS encoding branched-chain amino acid aminotransferase: MTGLPEFARVQHPSPAPSEARDAVLAAPGFGKYFTDHMVIIDYTSDKGWYDPTVAPYGPIQLDPAAMVLHYGQAIFEGLKVYRQPGGEFASFRVRSNAERFQSSARRLAMPELPQELFVASIEQLLAVDHQWVPEAGGEDALYLRPFMFSTEAGLGVRPADDYRYMLIASPAGAYFPRGVKPVSVWLSTEYVRAAPGGTGAAKFAGNYAASLLAQAQASDEGCDQVVWLDAIERRYVEEMGGMNLFFVLGSGSDARLVTPSLSGSLLPGITRDSLLALATDAGIPVEERRISTEEWQKGAESGEITEVFACGTAAVITPVGRVKSADGEFAIADGEPGEITLALRDTLTGIQRGTFADTHGWMTKLG; the protein is encoded by the coding sequence ATGACTGGCCTCCCCGAATTCGCCCGCGTGCAGCATCCGTCCCCGGCTCCGTCAGAGGCCAGGGACGCCGTATTGGCTGCGCCTGGGTTCGGGAAGTACTTCACCGATCACATGGTGATCATCGATTACACCTCGGACAAGGGGTGGTACGACCCGACGGTCGCACCGTACGGTCCGATCCAGCTCGATCCTGCGGCAATGGTTCTGCACTACGGCCAAGCCATCTTCGAAGGTCTGAAGGTCTATAGGCAGCCGGGCGGCGAGTTCGCGTCGTTCCGGGTTCGTTCCAACGCGGAGCGGTTCCAGTCGTCGGCACGGCGACTGGCAATGCCGGAGCTCCCACAGGAGCTCTTCGTTGCTTCGATCGAACAGCTGCTCGCAGTCGACCACCAATGGGTTCCCGAGGCGGGCGGCGAGGATGCGCTGTACCTACGGCCGTTCATGTTCTCCACCGAAGCAGGGCTGGGAGTTCGCCCGGCCGACGACTACCGCTACATGCTCATCGCGTCGCCTGCCGGTGCCTACTTCCCGCGCGGCGTCAAGCCGGTCAGCGTCTGGCTCTCGACCGAGTACGTGCGTGCAGCCCCTGGCGGTACCGGTGCGGCGAAGTTCGCCGGAAACTACGCAGCATCTCTACTCGCACAGGCGCAAGCCAGCGACGAGGGGTGCGATCAGGTTGTCTGGCTCGACGCCATCGAACGTCGTTACGTCGAGGAGATGGGTGGCATGAACCTGTTCTTCGTCCTCGGTTCAGGATCGGATGCGCGCCTCGTCACGCCTTCGTTGTCCGGGTCGTTGCTCCCCGGGATCACTCGGGATTCGCTGCTGGCACTGGCGACGGATGCCGGCATTCCCGTCGAGGAGCGTCGGATTTCGACGGAGGAGTGGCAGAAGGGTGCAGAGTCGGGCGAGATCACCGAGGTGTTCGCGTGCGGGACCGCTGCGGTCATCACCCCCGTCGGACGAGTGAAGTCCGCGGACGGCGAGTTCGCCATCGCCGACGGAGAACCCGGAGAGATCACCCTCGCCCTGCGTGACACGCTCACCGGTATTCAGCGCGGTACGTTCGCCGATACTCATGGTTGGATGACCAAGCTCGGCTGA
- a CDS encoding TIGR01777 family oxidoreductase has protein sequence MRVVIAGSSGLIGTSLVASLRGKGHEVSRLVRRAPAGPDEFRWDPPNGSIDEKALRSADAVVNLCGVGIGDKRWSGAYKQQVRDSRITPTEVLADACVKFGVPTLVNASGVNFYGDTGDRVVDESDGVGAGFLAEVCRDWEGATTAASEAGVRTVLLRSGVVLSRRGGMMDKLRPLYLLCLGGRLGSGRQYFPWISLDDEIGAIVHGLENDTVRGPVNMVGPAPVTYAQFNSAFARAIKRPAPWVVPGFALKLVIGEFAEEAVLTGPRAIPKVLEDTGFAFTHHTVGEALRAVVGN, from the coding sequence ATGCGCGTCGTGATTGCAGGTTCTTCAGGGTTGATCGGTACCTCGCTCGTAGCGTCGCTGCGAGGCAAGGGCCATGAGGTGTCGAGGCTCGTACGCCGTGCGCCGGCGGGCCCCGACGAATTCCGATGGGATCCACCGAACGGCAGCATCGACGAAAAAGCGTTGCGCTCGGCCGATGCTGTGGTGAACCTGTGCGGAGTCGGAATCGGTGACAAACGATGGTCGGGTGCGTACAAGCAGCAGGTTCGCGACAGCCGCATCACTCCGACCGAGGTACTGGCCGACGCATGTGTGAAGTTCGGCGTTCCGACGCTCGTCAACGCCAGCGGCGTCAACTTCTACGGGGACACCGGTGACCGAGTCGTCGACGAATCGGACGGCGTCGGTGCAGGTTTCCTCGCTGAGGTGTGCCGCGATTGGGAAGGTGCGACGACGGCGGCGAGCGAGGCTGGAGTGCGCACAGTTCTATTGCGCAGCGGCGTCGTGTTGTCTCGTCGCGGCGGAATGATGGACAAGCTGCGCCCGCTGTACCTGCTGTGTCTCGGGGGCCGCCTCGGGAGTGGGCGTCAGTACTTCCCGTGGATCTCACTCGACGACGAGATCGGCGCGATAGTCCACGGGTTGGAAAACGACACCGTGCGCGGTCCCGTGAACATGGTGGGTCCGGCTCCGGTCACCTACGCACAGTTCAACAGTGCATTCGCTCGTGCAATCAAACGTCCTGCACCGTGGGTCGTACCTGGATTCGCTCTCAAGTTGGTCATCGGTGAGTTCGCCGAAGAAGCGGTTCTGACCGGGCCACGGGCGATACCCAAGGTCTTGGAAGACACCGGCTTCGCGTTCACGCATCACACCGTCGGTGAGGCACTGCGGGCGGTAGTCGGGAACTGA
- a CDS encoding oxidoreductase: protein MGLFDRFARRGGKGRRAKEGSTAQYLADWTVARIGVEAYVEPKTTVTPVTVVLVANDGEWTRRAVDERDLRKLGPDLKIPVYDVRKTRYPQRMRDYDARQKILKRRAAE from the coding sequence GTGGGGTTGTTCGATCGCTTCGCACGACGCGGTGGCAAAGGTAGACGTGCCAAAGAGGGGTCGACGGCGCAGTATCTCGCCGACTGGACAGTGGCACGGATCGGGGTCGAGGCATACGTCGAACCGAAGACCACAGTGACCCCTGTCACAGTGGTTCTCGTTGCGAACGACGGTGAGTGGACTCGGCGCGCCGTCGACGAACGGGACCTGAGAAAACTCGGTCCCGACCTGAAGATTCCCGTCTACGACGTCCGAAAGACGCGCTACCCGCAGCGAATGCGCGACTACGACGCTCGCCAGAAGATCCTCAAACGTCGTGCGGCCGAATAA
- the lipB gene encoding lipoyl(octanoyl) transferase LipB, whose product MDTAGISARESSDPIDVQEIGSIDYLEALDRQRELADMRADGRGRDTLLLLEHPSVYTAGRRTSPEDRPTDGTPVIEVDRGGKITWHGPGQLVGYPIVKLAQPIDVVRYVRRIEEALIAVCTDLGIDCGRIDGRSGVWLAAGTKNGATVPERKIAAIGVRVQRGVTLHGFSLNCNSSTSGFDAIVPCGIADAGVTSLSSELDRDVTVAEVIPAVVSAVEAALDGSLEVADHPVARVDVVKAASSPQFTTMKFGA is encoded by the coding sequence ATGGACACTGCTGGAATCTCTGCTCGGGAGAGTTCTGATCCGATCGACGTCCAGGAGATCGGTTCGATCGACTACCTGGAAGCTCTGGACCGTCAGCGAGAGCTCGCCGACATGCGCGCCGACGGCAGAGGCCGAGACACACTTCTACTTCTCGAGCATCCTTCCGTGTACACCGCTGGGCGACGCACGTCCCCCGAGGATCGCCCGACGGACGGAACACCGGTCATCGAGGTCGATCGTGGTGGCAAGATCACCTGGCACGGTCCCGGCCAACTTGTCGGATACCCCATCGTGAAGCTGGCGCAACCGATCGACGTGGTGCGCTATGTGCGGCGAATCGAGGAAGCGTTGATCGCGGTGTGCACCGATCTCGGCATCGACTGCGGTCGTATCGACGGCAGGTCGGGCGTATGGCTCGCCGCCGGTACGAAGAACGGCGCGACGGTCCCCGAACGCAAGATCGCAGCGATAGGCGTCCGCGTCCAGCGCGGAGTGACGCTGCACGGCTTCTCGTTGAACTGCAATTCTTCGACGTCCGGATTCGATGCAATCGTCCCGTGTGGGATCGCCGATGCAGGGGTCACCTCACTGTCGAGCGAGCTCGATCGCGATGTCACGGTCGCGGAGGTGATTCCGGCTGTCGTGTCCGCTGTCGAGGCCGCACTCGACGGCAGCCTCGAAGTCGCCGATCACCCGGTTGCGCGTGTGGACGTGGTAAAAGCAGCGAGTAGCCCGCAGTTCACGACGATGAAGTTCGGCGCGTAG
- the gcvT gene encoding glycine cleavage system aminomethyltransferase GcvT, with the protein MSEAELLRGPVHAVHVELGATFAPFGGWEMPVSYAGVVAEHKAVRQSVGVFDVSHLGKALVSGPGAADFVNSTLTNDLGRVGPGKAQYTLCCTESGGVVDDLIAYFVSPDEVFLVPNAANTAAVVAALAAEAPEGITVVDQHRDFGVLAVQGPGSRAIVEQLGLPVDMEYMAFEDARWGEVPVRVCRTGYTGEHGYELIPAWSDAEALFRALVDAVRAADGQVAGLGARDTLRTEMGYPLHGHELSLDISPLQARCGWAVGWKKERFWGKDALVAEKEAGPTRILRGIKALDRGVLRQGQTVERDGAEIGITTSGTFSPSLGLGIALALVDSSAGISPGDIVAVNVRGRALKCEIVAPPFVSVNTK; encoded by the coding sequence ATGAGCGAAGCCGAACTTCTCCGCGGTCCCGTACACGCCGTCCACGTCGAGCTTGGGGCTACGTTCGCTCCGTTCGGCGGCTGGGAGATGCCGGTGTCGTATGCCGGGGTGGTGGCCGAACACAAGGCCGTACGACAGTCCGTCGGTGTTTTCGACGTCAGCCATCTCGGCAAGGCACTCGTCAGCGGACCGGGCGCAGCGGATTTCGTCAACTCCACTCTCACGAACGATCTCGGTAGGGTCGGGCCCGGCAAGGCGCAGTACACGTTGTGCTGCACCGAATCCGGAGGAGTCGTCGACGATCTGATCGCGTACTTCGTCAGCCCGGACGAGGTGTTCCTCGTGCCCAATGCTGCGAACACGGCGGCAGTGGTTGCCGCGCTGGCTGCCGAGGCGCCGGAGGGCATCACAGTGGTGGACCAGCATCGAGATTTCGGTGTGCTGGCGGTGCAGGGGCCGGGTTCGCGGGCGATCGTGGAACAACTCGGACTGCCCGTCGACATGGAGTACATGGCGTTCGAGGACGCGCGGTGGGGTGAAGTTCCCGTACGTGTGTGTCGCACCGGTTACACCGGAGAGCACGGCTACGAGTTGATCCCCGCCTGGTCCGACGCCGAGGCGCTCTTTCGTGCCCTAGTCGACGCAGTACGGGCTGCAGACGGACAAGTCGCCGGCCTCGGTGCACGTGACACATTGCGTACCGAAATGGGGTATCCCCTGCACGGTCATGAACTGTCGCTCGACATCTCCCCACTTCAGGCTCGATGCGGCTGGGCAGTCGGCTGGAAGAAGGAGCGGTTCTGGGGCAAGGACGCTCTTGTTGCCGAGAAGGAAGCAGGGCCCACTCGGATACTGCGGGGCATCAAGGCCTTAGACCGCGGAGTTCTCCGCCAGGGACAAACCGTCGAGCGCGACGGCGCTGAAATCGGTATCACCACGTCGGGGACGTTCTCGCCCTCGCTGGGACTTGGAATAGCCCTCGCGCTCGTCGATTCGAGCGCAGGTATTTCGCCGGGAGACATCGTGGCGGTGAACGTTCGCGGGCGTGCGCTGAAGTGCGAGATAGTCGCGCCACCGTTCGTGTCGGTGAACACCAAGTGA
- a CDS encoding DUF4191 domain-containing protein has protein sequence MANGSKAGKAGKAGKPSKEAKAAAKAARKKASKERRGQLWQAFQMQRKEDKLLLPLMIGAIVGITLVAFLIGLIFGVEWFLLPFGLLIGVLVAFIIFGRRVQKSVYKKADGQAGAAAWALDNLRGSWRVSNAVAGTTQLDAVHRVIGKPGVILIAEGAPQRVKALLAQEKKKTARLVGDTPIYDIVIGNGDNQIPLSGLQKYLTKLPNNIDTKRMDTIESRLAALGTKGGPAMPKGPIPGGAKMKGVQRTIRRR, from the coding sequence ATGGCGAACGGCAGTAAAGCGGGCAAAGCAGGCAAAGCAGGCAAGCCCAGCAAAGAGGCAAAAGCAGCAGCAAAGGCTGCGCGCAAGAAGGCATCCAAGGAACGTCGCGGCCAGCTGTGGCAGGCGTTCCAGATGCAGCGGAAAGAAGACAAGCTGCTTCTCCCGCTGATGATCGGTGCCATCGTCGGGATCACGCTCGTTGCGTTCCTGATCGGCCTGATCTTCGGAGTCGAGTGGTTCTTGTTGCCCTTCGGTCTCTTGATCGGTGTGCTCGTCGCGTTCATCATCTTCGGACGCCGAGTGCAGAAGTCGGTGTACAAGAAGGCCGACGGCCAGGCAGGCGCCGCAGCCTGGGCACTGGACAACCTGCGCGGATCCTGGCGAGTGAGCAATGCCGTCGCCGGGACCACCCAGCTCGATGCGGTTCATCGTGTCATCGGCAAGCCCGGTGTGATCCTCATCGCCGAGGGCGCACCTCAGCGCGTGAAGGCTCTTCTCGCGCAGGAGAAGAAGAAGACTGCCAGGCTCGTCGGCGACACCCCGATCTACGACATCGTGATCGGAAACGGTGACAACCAGATCCCGCTGTCCGGTCTGCAGAAGTACCTGACCAAGCTGCCGAACAACATCGACACCAAGCGCATGGACACCATCGAATCGCGCCTGGCAGCACTGGGCACGAAGGGCGGTCCGGCAATGCCGAAGGGGCCGATCCCCGGTGGAGCAAAGATGAAGGGCGTTCAGCGCACCATCAGGCGTCGCTGA